In the Harmonia axyridis chromosome 3, icHarAxyr1.1, whole genome shotgun sequence genome, one interval contains:
- the LOC123675364 gene encoding uncharacterized protein LOC123675364, translating into MSRHRGVKSSKAYVCVFVCMSTKAIHLELASDMSSDVFIAALRRFVARRGKCSHLYSDRGTNFVGANRELVALAKKCAECELITHHFLPGNAPHMGGLWEAGVRSVKTHLKRVIGDQVLSYEEFYTLLVQIEAVLNSRPLTPMSSDPNDLAVLTPGHFLTLEPLGSVPDENYQDINISHLKRWQLIQQMQQHFWRRWKNEYLHTLQQRNKWLKSSHMPKEGSLVLIKNDNLSPLKWDMGRILKLTPGLDGVARVADVKTKSGTIKRPLNKLCPLPVE; encoded by the coding sequence ATGAGTAGGCACCGAGGAGTTAAATCTTCTAAGGCTTATGTCTGCGTTTTTGTGTGTATGTCCACCAAGGCGATTCACCTAGAATTGGCGTCCGACATGAGTAGTGACGTGTTTATAGCTGCCCTACGCAGATTTGTGGCACGACGTGGAAAATGTTCACATTTATACTCTGACCGTGGGACAAATTTCGTCGGTGCTAATAGGGAGCTAGTAGCTTTAGCTAAAAAATGCGCTGAATGTGAGTTAATCACTCATCATTTTCTGCCAGGCAATGCCCCTCACATGGGCGGATTATGGGAAGCGGGCGTACGGTCAGTAAAAACTCACCTCAAAAGAGTGATAGGTGATCAAGTATTGAGCTATGAAGAGTTTTATACGCTCTTAGTACAAATTGAGGCGGTACTCAATTCTCGCCCTCTTACTCCGATGAGCTCAGACCCGAATGATTTGGCGGTATTAACTCCGGGACATTTTTTAACCTTGGAACCATTAGGTTCTGTTCCGGATGAAAATTATCAGGACATAAATATAAGCCACTTGAAACGGTGGCAACTTATTCAACAAATGCAACAACACTTTTGGCGTAGGTGGAAAAACGAATATTTGCATACTCTCCAGCAAAGAAATAAATGGTTAAAATCTTCTCATATGCCAAAGGAAGGTTCTTTAgttttaataaaaaatgataacCTGTCTCCTTTAAAATGGGATATGGGACGAATACTCAAGCTTACACCCGGTTTAGATGGTGTTGCACGAGTTGCTGATGTTAAAACCAAGTCGGGTACTATAAAACGTCCTCTGAACAAATTATGTCCTTTGcctgttgaataa